From a single Nicotiana tabacum cultivar K326 chromosome 8, ASM71507v2, whole genome shotgun sequence genomic region:
- the LOC107766464 gene encoding uncharacterized protein LOC107766464, with protein MVLFPILDVAPKDGFIEYKELEAWNMQQAIDRLHYRTRRELEFRDNNGDGAISFSEYLPHFTNQDIEKNETSHGEAGWWMEQFRNADVDRNGTLNLYEFRDFLHPEDSRNENIQKWLLREKIRQMDVNRDHKLNRLEFSNGAYNIYKTYLEYESRGANIPTPLEAFAKLDVDGDKFLREEELKPILHYLCPGELSYAKVYTTYLIREADDNQDGKLTLDEILNHESIFYSTIYDNGRNEDLSHDEL; from the exons ATGGTTTTGTTCCCTATTTTGGATGTTGCACCAAAAGATGGTTTCATTGAGTATAAGGAGTTGGAAGCTTGGAATATGCAACAAGCCATTGATCGTTTGCATTATAGAACTCGGAGAGAATTGGAGTTTCGAGACAATAATGGAGATGGAGCTATTTCTTTCTCTGAATATTTACCTCACTTTACCAATCAAGACATAG AGAAAAATGAAACCAGCCATGGAGAAGCAGGATGGTGGATGGAACAATTCAGAAATGCTGATGTTGATCGAAATGGGACTCTAAACTTATATGAATTCAGAGA TTTTTTGCACCCTGAAGATAGTAGGAACGAAAATATACAAAAGTGGCTGTTGCGAGAAAAGATCAG GCAGATGGACGTAAACAGGGATCATAAGCTAAATCGATTGGAATTTAGTAACGGTGCTTACAACATCTATAAGACTTACCTGGAATATGAATCTCGGGGAGCCAATATTCCAACACCACTAGAAGCATTCGCCAAGCTTGACGTCGATGGTGACAA ATTTCTGAGAGAGGAAGAATTGAAACCAATTCTGCACTACTTGTGCCCTGGAGAACTCTCCTACGCTAAAGTCTACACCACATATTTGATTCGAGAG GCTGATGATAACCAAGATGGTAAATTAACATTGGATGAAATACTCAATCATGAAAGTATTTTCTACAGTACCATCTATGACAATGGTAGAAATGAAGATCTTTCCCACGACGAACTTTAA